The sequence TTCTCTGGACCCAGGTGTGAGTTACTGTCAGCTGCTCGGAATTGGCTACCATTTCATTGTAGGTTTTTCTATTTTCGTCGCGACGGACCGGGGCCCGACACGTAGATGTCCCTTGTACTTTGCTCTAtccgctttgtttacaaacaaagggcgAACCGCTATATACACGGATCTGTGTACGCAGCTTGTCGTGGGCATATGGTTGTCCCACCAGTGGTTTAAAGCACGAGAgggcatatttattttattatttcataaGAAAAACACTTCAAGAATCCAATACAGCGCTCTGTTTTGtaataagtgaagtgaagggccGTTCAAAAGCCTTTTTGCGGTGATCCACGGGTACATTCTCGGGAGTGgtaatttcaaaacaaaattatatTGATGTGAGTATGACAATTGTTTGGGGGCAGATTGCATTCTTATATATCGGAGGTTACGGTCCATCTCCTGCCCACATGACATTTCTGAACGAAATTGAACGACTCATGTCAAAAGTTAAAAAAGTACCTTATAGGGTTAATTTTTGATTTATGATATTCTGCTTGGTTATATACGAAACCATCAGACCTCTTCTTTGGTTGCTTGGAAGGATTGTCGGATGATATCCATTTAGGAGAAAATACTGTAAAGGGCCTATTTCATCCCTAAATTTGGCCAGTCTTTCCCGTAAATCTGAAGCCATGTTATCGGGGGAACACCTGCGTACAACTTTGTTCATCAGCAAGTCTTTGTAAACATTCGCCTATGTCAATGCGCATTTCTCTCGAGGACAGCTCCGTACACGGGGACATCTACGTACACATCACCAGTATACTTTTttagtggggcctggtggtcagctcCAGCCCGTTATGACGCTGGTaggtgtttatggtggcgccattttcctcggctcatgctgcccccttagCTAATCTTCGATCCTCTTTTAGTGAGAATCTAAGAGTCCGGGCCGATAGATGATGATCTTCAGGACTCCATGTAGGTAGTCTCAGGCCACTGAGTGATGACTGAAAagttgccagcttgtttgtatcGGTGGGCGGGTCGTAAACCGGCGTACTCCAAGACGCCGCGCTAGCACTCTCacgactcagccaccacctccccagatAGCTCTACAATCTACATTTACATTTATTCCACCATATTGGAGACATCATGGAGCACAGAGACGTTTTTCTCGAGCAATCTTTCACCTACTCTCCTGCTCAAGACTCCTGTGGAGTAACCGAATTGAAAGCGGATTTGGTCGCGAAAGGGGAATACTGCTTGTCCTACGCCAGTGATCCCTGTATGAAGGCTCGCGTAATTGCCCGTCGCTGTTATTTGAACATTCTTGCCAACGCCTCGCTGGTGACTGATATTGGGAGAGTAGAGGTTTGCGAAAACATAATCACAGTCAGGGATATGTAGCCCGCCAAACATAACCTCGTTCGTAAATCCCTCCGGCCTGAGCAGCGCCTCCAGGACCCTCTGTTCGCACATGTAGtccctttttatcttcccacGGAGCTCGGTGTCGAGGTGCTGCACGTACTGCCAGAAGTTTTTCTTCACGTCACGTGGCGTTGAGGTGCACTGCGTGAAGGGTATGGAATGACAGCCAAGAGGAAGTTTTTTACAGTTCTTCATTAGTCGGCGGGAATTGACGGGGACCCATGTGGAAAGACTGTAGATGTCTCTTTCCAACCCCCCTTCGCGCGCCACCTCCATCATGGACACGTTCAAGGCAGCAATGAAGCAGGCGTTGAGGGTGGCGCCAGTGGCTCGGGCCTTGGCAGTGATCTTCTCCACCATCTGCTTGTCGAGGAGCAAAGTCCTCAAATACGTCGTAGTTGGGTTTGCTTCGTTCGGGACACCATAAGCTTCCATGAGCAGGGGAAGATGTTTGCTCGGTAAATGTTTTCTGATGGCCGCCATAAGCCTCTCAGGATCCCTTTCTAGTTCTTCCCTAatcttgttttccctctctctggcCTCCACGCCGTCACGGAGCTCCCCGACTGGCCTAGTGTCCACGGGTAATCCTCCGAGGAGGCTGTCGATGATGTGGGACAACTGCTCCGACATCAGTAGTACGACTATTCCGTCATTAGCAGCATGGTGGACGGACATTAGGAGGTGACACTGATGAGGATATGCTGCCTTCACTTCAGGGAGAGGACAGGGAGCATCTGGAGGACATGGCATGAGCCGAGCATTCCACAATGGCCCATTACAGAGATCAAATTTTACTTTATGCAATTCAGAGTGTTCGTGCTCCAAGTCCGTAGAGGTCACCACCTGAAAGACAAAACCGTCGATGTGTGGTGACTGACTTCAAGAATGACATGTAGCACTCAAAACTTTGCTTATTACCAAAGAAAGTCAATGGTGTTATGCCACTGTGCAGCCACGTATCTCTAATAGTACTATACCTGTAAATCTATTTTTTGTCGAGGCATGTTGGCGACCCACAGTTGCCCCTCTCTTTGCCTGAAGCAAAGTCTGAGTGACTCGATCTTGCtgttgaaagaaaattaaaatgagaaAAGTCGCACATGTGACCACTCTTGAACAGCCTAACTACGTCCTTATGAAGCATAGCTTATCCACCAAGGCATTATATAATGCCAGTGTACGCCCCTGCCTCCACTGCACCTACCCATAGAGGTGGACGAGCGCCTCCTCCATCAGGTCAGGGGTGATGGGCGCCACGGAATTAAAGGTGAGGATGGTGCTCTGACAACACCCGCTCTCCACAGCCGCCACTCTGGCCTGTGTCCTATCGTCTGCGGGGAACCTCCACTTGAGACCCTCTTCTCTACGGGCGGGAAAAGTAATGATCAGGAATATCACCTACATGTTGTATATTAACCATAACCTAGCACACGGCAGGACTAAATGTGACAATCGATGTAAACGAGGCGTCCCTATGCTTTTTAAGACAACTAAACTAATTTCAGATGTCTACCGGCTTCCTAATTAAACAAATGTCTTTTCCGCCCTACTTTAAGAAATAATCAGCGCTTCTGGATATGGTTCTGTGTGGAGAGGATAAGTTTGATTATAGCAAGACCATCTGGGATTACCTTGTGGGTGATCTTCAATGGGAACGTTTAACATACGCCAAAAGCTACTTTTTACCCAGTCTTCCTATTTATTTGAAACATTAACATAAGATAGGTTACGCTACATACAACTTTTTTccccacacatttttttttttttaattgggaGGAAAATGCGTCGGAAAGAAACTGTATCTACACTTGCACAATATAACATTAAAGTTTTTTTCACTTAACCTCCGATTTTATGtcattttttaaacattttttatGTGGTGGCTGGGGGCGCCCAACATCCACTCACTTGATGTAGTGTTTCTCCTGTGGAAATGCTACACTAAGTGACAAGCCGAAATAATTGCCAACAAGTATGGTAACCATTTCAACACGCTGGGTGGTAACCAAATGACCAGGGtaggggcaggtctatctgaatgaggaatgcagccccctcaacctcccccgagctgtctttcccagcttcatctccctcttctgttCACGCTTCTTTCCTTGGGTAGCCGGGTGATTAATCCCCCCAGGTGTCCTGCTTCCCTACCCTATGGCgagcagtcaggccagcccctgatctgggctggttGGGGGAGGGGCTTGCACCCCCTCCCCTACAATAAAGTGGCCTtgccaaaaacaaattaaaaagtagaggtcggggtcgGGGCGCGAGCCTCGACCCCGATCCGGTCTTGCTGGGGGGCCCGACCGCGCGACaggcttccacgatgcatccgcatccgcatcagTGACGGGTACAGGGCAAAACCTACGAtacccctgcacctcgaaggaggaagggccccctagcccctctttttgttttgggggtggccggggtggtgcagaggctgcgcccgcccgaagaaccaggcccggggttaaccttcggagggtTCTGCGTGTGGactcctggaacgtccggagcctctcggacgatgatcgactgccccacctatcaaatgagctcagaaggccgagggtggacatagtggcactctctgagacaaggaggcctggcagtggcgagatcagtgaggggggttacaccttctactggtccagcatgagcaatggcttccgtGTCAGgtggggtagctatgggcatctccagtcaattgctgccatttgtggttgaggttgctccggttgatgagcgtataatgcgagtgaggctgaagcacacactgggctttatgtctcttgttgcagtgtacgctcctaccgagacGCGCGAAACTGAAGAGGAgacgttctacgccaaactcgattCCGTATTAGAacagtgccctccccgggacacactctttgtcctgggcgacttcactgcttctactggcactgacagggttggctacgagctatgtgttagtccccatggatctggtaccaggaacatcaacagctctctcctcctgatttTTTCGAAATACAGATGGtcgagaattgcgggttcctggtacagtCAGATACAATAAAAGTGTAACCTCCCCGTTGGAACTGTCAGTTTATCGCAAGCTTCGTACACACCCACCACCCAACCACTCCACCAATAGCTGTCACGACCAGGTCATGACCTGACGTGAGTGGATGATGGCTGACAATgctccacccacctctctctctctctatatatatatatatatatatatatatatatatatatatatatatatatatatatatatatatatatatatatatatatatatatatatatatatatatatatatatatatatatatatatatatatatatatatatatatatatatatagctatatatatcacacacacacacacacacacacacacacacacacacacacacacacacacacacacatttgaaaatAGTAGGAACTCTTTGCTTCCCAATAAAGTTCCCTGGTGTGGCTGGGCCTTGAGAGACCAATCACTTAGGGGCGGATATGCGAACCTCATTAAGGAGTGACAAGCGGAAATGAGGGGCCTAAGCGGGGTCaggagctcgtgtgtgtgtgtgtatgtgtgtgtgtgtgtgtgtgtgtgtgtgagagagagagagagagagagagagagagagagagagagagagagagagagagagagagagagagagagagagagagagagagagagagagagagagagagagagagagagagagagagagagtaataagctTTGTGTGTGTCCCCGGGTTCCAAGAAAATGAGACACAACTCgcacattaaaattaatattacaTATATAATTACATCTACTATTTACACTTAAAGCACTTAACACTTAATAAACAAAGTAAACCAATAATAATGGCAAGCGGGGTTGAGGCGACGGTGGCTACTCCCTGCTAAGTACGGTAAATGTTCatagagttgcccatctcactgtggtacttctcaccctaaccatgggctAGATCTCacaattctatgcattttgaaccccatatatatgcatcgcaaattgatagaaacgctgctagcgatttttgaaaagttagtgattttttttttgcggccgcctcggggcgtcacgggGGGAACGGGGATACTTTGTTCCCCGTCTCTTCTCACACTTACCATCGGTTAGATCTCGTTATTCtacgcattttgaaccccatttatgtgCGTCGCAAACTGCTGCTAAcgccgctagcgatttttgaagtTAGCGAgtttttttgcggccgcctcggggccCAATTGAGGGCGCTGGGAGGGAGAGCGTGACATTTTCATGTGTTGACATTTCACGGGTAACTAACAcacctcgcagaaataagtcgaatatacatgtgggggggtcgaggggggtgaagccccccccgttagctgttaggtcgtaaagctCGGTTGGgctagtttaaatatgttcccccaccctaaaccctctgcaagctattttgcagctgcggcggcggatgatgaaattgcaataagtcagtttttagtagtttccgaagaaaaaaaatgtctccaaatgaaaaagcacaaCGCCGCTGACGTTGAGCGTCGTTGCCGCCGCTcgcagcacggcagccgttgatCCACTCGTTCATTTTTGCCCATCAGGAGCTTCTtctactgtgaaaaaaaaagtttaataatATGCGTGTGCCCAATTGAAGAACAGAAAACTTTGTGGAAGTGAGACCACATCTGTCCAAATAACTGGATGAAGTTCATGGGGAAGGCAGGTTAGAGCTGCTCATGAGGGGCAGGGAGCCTTAAAACGCTCAAGTACACTTGGATCAATAAGATTGGGCTCGTGTTTGCTGCGTCCCACATGGATCAGTCTTAGGGCAATAATAATTAATCTTTATCAGCTTCATCAACAATCTTAGCTACGatgtgtttatcagctacatcagcgaTATTTACaacggtgtgtttatcagctacatcagtAATCTttggataggcggtggctgagtggctagcgtgcgggaaccgcattcaccgcgtgatggacgacacgggttcgaattaccacgctaccacctgggattttcaggCACCGTCGAGTGGCCATAGgctacccacatgatgtcctgaaaacc comes from Eriocheir sinensis breed Jianghai 21 unplaced genomic scaffold, ASM2467909v1 Scaffold83, whole genome shotgun sequence and encodes:
- the LOC126994602 gene encoding uncharacterized protein LOC126994602 — encoded protein: MASAGKGPTMIRSAASRGCRAWATTFTKANITTTTSTGTSTIGTNVTRGRRLPHTATSSKPAGEEGLKWRFPADDRTQARVAAVESGCCQSTILTFNSVAPITPDLMEEALVHLYGKIESLRLCFRQREGQLWVANMPRQKIDLQVVTSTDLEHEHSELHKVKFDLCNGPLWNARLMPCPPDAPCPLPEVKAAYPHQCHLLMSVHHAANDGIVVLLMSEQLSHIIDSLLGGLPVDTRPVGELRDGVEARERENKIREELERDPERLMAAIRKHLPSKHLPLLMEAYGVPNEANPTTTYLRTLLLDKQMVEKITAKARATGATLNACFIAALNVSMMEVAREGGLERDIYSLSTWVPVNSRRLMKNCKKLPLGCHSIPFTQCTSTPRDVKKNFWQYVQHLDTELRGKIKRDYMCEQRVLEALLRPEGFTNEVMFGGLHIPDCDYVFANLYSPNISHQRGVGKNVQITATGNYASLHTGITGVGQAVFPFRDQIRFQFGYSTGVLSRRVGERLLEKNVSVLHDVSNMVE